In Dehalococcoidales bacterium, one genomic interval encodes:
- a CDS encoding S8 family serine peptidase, whose amino-acid sequence MVLAIATPLVVFQSGIGYISAADTAESTDPSLVKQVETITCDNTLVEPKSVESDSLAGSVTVQAISSEPVLSIPETTTDYDNQWALDKIGIYDLWQNTTGSWDILVAVLDTGIDSNHEDLHGQIVDDINVTDSSTAQDIHGHGTHIAGIIAAKSNGTGITGVAPDSRILNVKVADDMGRCNASALAKGIIYAVDKGASVINISVEIREASPELEKAVNYAWEMGSLVVAASGNDGNDSLVYPAGYDNCIAVAATNQNDGLAVLSNYGDWVDVAAPGFGIYSTLPDDGYGLKTGTSFACAYVSGMAALLFDIVVDINGNGRLNDEVRAAIEAGCQKIDTDGVGKGRIDATGTAAHLYDNS is encoded by the coding sequence TTGGTACTTGCTATTGCAACTCCGCTAGTTGTTTTTCAGTCTGGCATCGGCTATATCTCAGCTGCTGACACTGCCGAATCAACTGATCCTTCTCTAGTCAAACAGGTTGAAACGATAACCTGCGATAATACCCTCGTAGAGCCAAAATCTGTAGAAAGCGACTCTCTAGCCGGATCCGTCACTGTACAGGCTATTTCTAGCGAACCTGTATTATCGATCCCGGAAACCACCACTGATTACGATAACCAATGGGCACTTGATAAGATCGGTATATACGACTTATGGCAAAACACAACGGGAAGCTGGGACATTCTGGTTGCTGTACTGGATACCGGTATCGACAGTAACCATGAGGACTTGCACGGGCAGATAGTAGATGATATTAACGTTACCGACAGTTCTACCGCACAAGATATTCATGGCCACGGTACCCATATCGCCGGGATAATTGCTGCCAAGAGTAACGGCACAGGAATTACCGGAGTGGCGCCGGATAGCCGAATACTGAATGTTAAGGTGGCCGATGATATGGGGCGATGTAATGCATCAGCTTTGGCTAAAGGCATTATCTATGCGGTTGACAAAGGAGCGAGCGTCATAAATATCAGTGTAGAAATTCGGGAGGCCTCACCGGAACTGGAGAAGGCTGTTAATTACGCCTGGGAGATGGGGAGCCTAGTAGTGGCCGCTTCCGGTAACGATGGCAACGATTCTCTAGTCTATCCGGCCGGTTATGATAATTGTATTGCCGTGGCTGCCACCAATCAAAATGATGGTCTAGCTGTGCTATCCAATTACGGCGACTGGGTGGACGTTGCTGCGCCGGGCTTCGGAATTTATTCAACACTCCCCGATGATGGGTACGGACTTAAGACTGGCACTTCCTTCGCCTGCGCCTACGTAAGCGGAATGGCGGCGCTCCTTTTTGATATCGTGGTTGATATTAATGGCAATGGTAGACTTAATGATGAGGTCCGGGCGGCTATTGAGGCTGGTTGCCAGAAAATAGACACCGATGGTGTTGGTAAAGGTCGGATAGACGCAACCGGTACCGCTGCTCATCTCTACGATAACTCCTAA